The region TGCGCCTGTCCAGCAACCGCATCCTGTCCGGCGTGGCGTCGAGCTATGTCAACCTGATACGCTCGATCCCGCTGGTGCTGGTGATCTTCTGGTTCTACTTCCTGGTGCCGTACATCGCCGCCTGGATCATCGGCGCCGCCGAGCCCGTGAAAGTGGGCGCGTTTTCCTCGGCGCTGATCACCTTCATCATGTTCGAGGCGGCCTACTATTGCGAGATCATGCGCAGCGGCATACAGTCGATCCCGCGCGGCCAGGTATGGGCGGGCCAGGCGCTGGGCATGAACTACCGGCAAACCATGGGCAGCATCGTGCTGCCGCAGGCGTTCCGCAACATGATCCCCGTGCTGCTGACGCAAACCATCGTGCTGTTCCAGGACGTCTCGCTCGTGTACGTGCTGTCGATTCCCGATTTCGTCGGCGCCGCCTCGAAAATCGCGCAGCGCGACGGCCGCCTGGTGGAGATGTACGTGTTCGTCGCCGTCGTGTATTTCGTGCTGTGCTATGCCTTGTCGTTCCTGGTGAAACGCCTGCAAAAGCGCGTCGCCATCATTCGCTAATCCATTCCAGCCTGATGCTCGGGAAAACAAGAAAGAAGACCATGATTGAACTGAACAAAGTAAGCAAATGGTATGGCCAGTTTCAGGTGCTGACCGACTGCACCACGCAAGTGGCCAAGGGCGACGTGATGGTCATTTGCGGACCGTCCGGCTCCGGCAAGTCGACCCTGATCAAGACCGTCAACGGCCTCGAGCCGATCCAGCAGGGGCAGATCATCGTCGACGGCATCGCCGTCAACGACCCGAAAACGAATCTGTCGAAACTGCGCGCGCGCATCGGCATGGTGTTCCAGAATTTCGAGCTGTTCCCGCATTTGTCGATCCGCGAAAACCTCACCATCGGCCAGATCAAGGTGCTGGGCCGCAGCGCCGACGAAGCCAATGCCAAGGGCCTGAAATACCTGGACCGCGTGGGCCTGCTGTCGCAGCAGGACAAATTTCCCGGCCAGCTGTCGGGCGGCCAGCAGCAGCGCGTGGCGATCGCCCGCGCGCTGTCGATGGACCCGATCGCCATGCTGTTCGACGAACCGACATCGGCGCTCGACCCGGAAATGATCAACGAAGTGCTCGACGTGATGGTGGGCCTGGCGCAGGAAGGCATGACGATGATGGTCGTCACGCATGAAATGGGCTTTGCCAAGCGCGTGGCCAACCGCATCGTCTTCATGGACCAGGGCAAGATCATCGAGGATTGCAGCAAGGACGATTTCTTCAACACGACGCGTTCGGACCGCGCGCGCGATTTTCTCGCCAAAATCATCCATTAATTTTTTATCTGTTGAACTGGAATGACATTGAAATTGGTAATGCTGCCTGTACTGAAAAAAATGGCCGGCGCGATGCTGGCGCTGGGCTTCCTGGCACAGGCCCACGCGGCCGACAGGATCGCCGTCGACATCGCCCTGCGCGACGCCACCGTGATCGACGTTGCCGCCGGCCGCGCCATCACGGGACAATCCGTGCTGCTCAAGGGCGACAGCATCGTCGCCGTCGTCGATGACGCGCAGCTGCGAAGCTATGCGCCGAAGCGGACCATCCGCCTGCCCGGCAAATACCTGATGCCGGGCCTGTGGGACACGCATGTGCATTTCGGCGGCGGCCCCGAGCTGATCGACGAGAACAAGCAGCTGCTGCCGCTGTATCTGGCGCACGGCATCACCACGGTGCGCGACTGCTCGGGCGACTTGCCCGACACGGTGCTGGCCTGGCGCCAGCAGATCAACGCGGGCCAGCTGCAGGGGCCGACGATTTTTACCTCCGGCGCCAAGCTGGAGGGCATCAAGCCGCTGTGGAAGGGCACCATCGAAGTGGGCACGCCGCAGGAAGTCACGCGCGCGCTCGACGGCCTGCAGGCGCAGCACGTCGACTTCGTGAAGATCACGGAAAACACCCTGAAGCCGGAGCTGTACCTGGAAGCGCTGCGCCAGGCGCGCGAGCGCGGCATGCGCACCTCGGGGCATATCCCCGTGCAGCTGACATTGGGACAGATGGCCGACGCGGGCCTGGGCACGATCGAGCACCAGTCCTACCTGCTGCGCGCCACCACGCCGCGCGAACAGGAACTGACGGACCAGGTGGCCGCCGGCAAGCTGACGGGCAAGGAGGCGATGCGCGCAAGCGTGCAAAGCTATGACGAACCGACGGCGCGCAAGGCCTTCAGCTACCTGGCCGCGCGCGGCACGGCCATCGTGCCGACCCTGTGGGGTTCGCGCGTGACGGCTTACCTGGACCGCGAAGACCACACGCACGATCCGGCCCTGCAATACATCGGCAAGGGGCTGCGCGCCACTTACGACTGGCGCGTGCAGCGCGCCGCCAAGGATGGTCCGGAAGCCATCGCCCAGCGCCATGCGCAGTTCGAGCAATCGGCAAAGCTGCTGCCGATCTTGCAGCAGCAGGGCGTGAGCATCATCGCCGGCACCGATGCGGGCTTCCTCAATTCCTTCGACTATCCGGGACAGGCCCTGCACGATGAAATCGGCCTGTATGTGCAGTATGGGCTGACGCCGCAGCAAGCCTTGCAGTCGGCCGTCATCAACGGCCCCCGCTTCCTGGGCAAGCTGGAGCGCTACGGCAGCGTGGCGGCCGGCAAGGCGGCCGACCTGCTGGTGCTCGACGCCAACCCGCTGCAGGACATCGGCGCCACGCGCCAGATCCGCCTGGTGGTCAGCCGTGGCCACGTGTATGACCGCGCCGCGCTGGACCGGATGCTGGCCGATATCCGCGCCTGGGTGGCGAAGCAGGAGGCGCCGCCTGCCAAATCCTGATGCGCATGCGCTCCTGATATGCAAAACGGCCAGCGCACACTGGCCGTTTTACCGTCAGGGCGGCAGCGCATACGGGCTTTCCCGGCGGGCGAGGCGGCCCGGCGGCTGGTAAAATGGCGCTATTCGCAATGACCGCCTGAGAGCAGCCGCCATGTCCACACCCGATCACACCCCGACCGCCGTTCCTTCGTCCATCACCATCACCCGTCCAGACGACTGGCATCTGCACCTGCGCGACGGCGCCGTCATGGCCAGCGTGCTGCCGCACAGCGCGCGCCAGTTCGGCCGCGCCATCGTCATGCCGAACCTGAAACCGCCCGTCACCACCACCGCCGACGCAGCCGCCTACCGCGAACGCATCCTGGCGGCCGTGCCGGAAGGCGTGAACTTCGACCCGCTGATGGTGCTGTACCTGACGAACAACACCTCGCCCGATGAAATCCGCCGCGCGCAGGACAGCGGCATCGTGCAAGCCGTGAAACTGTATCCGGCCGGCGCCACCACCAATTCCGATGCGGGCGTGACGGACCTGAAAAACTGCTACAAGGTGCTGGAAGTGATGCAGGAAGTGGGCATGCCCTTCCTCGTGCACGGCGAAGTGACGGACCCGGAAATCGACATTTTCGACCGCGAAGCCGTCTTCATCGAACGCGTGATGCGTCCGCTGCGCAGCGCCTTCCCGGCCCTGTCCGTCGTATTCGAGCACATCACCACCAAGGACGCGGCGCAGTACGTGGCCGAAGCGGAAGGCCCGATCGCCGCCACCATCACGGCGCATCACCTGCTGTACAACCGCAACGAGATCTTCAAGGGCGGCATCCGCCCGCATTACTACTGCCTGCCGATTCTCAAGCGCGAAGAGCACCGCCTGGCGCTGATGACGGCCGCCGCCAGCGGCGACGAACGCTTCTTCCTCGGCACAGATTCGGCGCCGCACGCGCAAGGCGCCAAGGAAATGGCTTGCGGCTGCGCCGGCTGCTACACGGCCCTGCACGCGATGGAAATGTATGCCGAGGCGTTCGAGCGCGCCGGCGCGCTCGACAAGCTGGAAGCGTTTGCCAGCTTCCACGGCCCGGCCTTCTATGGCGTGGCGCGCAACACGGACACCATCACCCTGAAGCGTGAAAGCTGGACCCTGCCAGCCTCTCTGCCGCTGGGCGACAGCCATGTCATTCCGCTCAATGCCGGCGAGCAGATCAACTGGAAAATGGTGTAAGCGCTTCATGCTGCCATCGATAGACTGGACCCGCCCCTGGTATGCCACGGTGCTGCCGGCGCGACGGCAGCTGGACCTGCAGCGCGACACGGTCATCGCCGCGCTGAACGGGCAGGCGCGGGCGCTGGACTTGCGCAATCCATCGGGCTTGCCGCTGGCCTTCGTGCCGCAAAGCGAGCTGCCCGAAGGCGTCGCGTATGAAGAATTCATCGGCGCCACGGGCGGCGTGCCCACGCGCGACAATCTGCATGACTTTTTCAATGCGCTCGTATGGCTGACCTTCCCGCGCATCAAGCGGCAGCTGAATGCCTTGCAGGCGGCGCAGATCGCCCTGTCCGGCGTCGGCAAGTCGCGTGGCCCGGCACGCGACGGCGCCACCATTTTCGATGAAAATTCGGCCTTGCTGGTGCTGCGCGACAGCGATGCGGGGCGCGCGCTGGAAGCGACGTTGCGCGGACACGACTGGCGCGGCGCCTTCATCGCGCAGCGCGGCAAGTTTGGCGCCGGCGGCGACGCCGAAGTCTGCCTGTTCGGCCACGCGCTGATGGAAAAACTGGTGGCGCCGTACAAGGCCATCACGGCGCACGCGCGCGTGATCTTTGCCGGCGACGCCTACTTCGCGCTCGACGATGCGGCGCGGCGCGCCTGGCTCGACGAGCGCGTGGCGCAGGACCTGGCCAGCGGCGGCCTGACGACGGCCGATTTTACGCCGCTGCCCGTGCTGGGCCTGCCCGGCTGGAGCGAAGGCCAGGACGACGATTTTTACAATGACGCTACGGTGTTTCGTCCGAAACGCAAGGCGTCAACTTAACGCATGCCGCCGCGGCGGCCAAAGGGATCGATGCATGGATAAGGTGATACGCTGGGGCATCCTCGGCACGGGCAAGATAGCGCGCGCAATGGCCATCGGCTTGCGCGATGCGCCGGGTGCGCAACTGGTGGCGGTGGCCTCGCGCAGCGATGCCGGCGCGCTGGCCTTCGGCGCCGAATTCGGCATCGAACGCTGCCACGGTTCGTACCAGGCGCTGGCCGACGACGCGGACGTGGACGTGATCTACATCGCCACGCCGCACACCCTGCATGCGGAAAATGCGCTGATGTGCCTGGCCGCCGGCAAGCACGTCGTGTGCGAAAAGCCGTTCACCATGAATGCGCGCGAAGCGCAGGCCGTGGTCGACATGGCGCGCGAGAAAAAGCTGTTCCTGATGGAAGCCATGTGGAGCCGCTT is a window of Janthinobacterium sp. 1_2014MBL_MicDiv DNA encoding:
- a CDS encoding amino acid ABC transporter permease; this encodes MFGNFDFDVISRSWVYLFQTGMVFTLKLTALSMVGGIVLGTLLALMRLSSNRILSGVASSYVNLIRSIPLVLVIFWFYFLVPYIAAWIIGAAEPVKVGAFSSALITFIMFEAAYYCEIMRSGIQSIPRGQVWAGQALGMNYRQTMGSIVLPQAFRNMIPVLLTQTIVLFQDVSLVYVLSIPDFVGAASKIAQRDGRLVEMYVFVAVVYFVLCYALSFLVKRLQKRVAIIR
- a CDS encoding amino acid ABC transporter ATP-binding protein; translated protein: MIELNKVSKWYGQFQVLTDCTTQVAKGDVMVICGPSGSGKSTLIKTVNGLEPIQQGQIIVDGIAVNDPKTNLSKLRARIGMVFQNFELFPHLSIRENLTIGQIKVLGRSADEANAKGLKYLDRVGLLSQQDKFPGQLSGGQQQRVAIARALSMDPIAMLFDEPTSALDPEMINEVLDVMVGLAQEGMTMMVVTHEMGFAKRVANRIVFMDQGKIIEDCSKDDFFNTTRSDRARDFLAKIIH
- a CDS encoding amidohydrolase family protein, yielding MLPVLKKMAGAMLALGFLAQAHAADRIAVDIALRDATVIDVAAGRAITGQSVLLKGDSIVAVVDDAQLRSYAPKRTIRLPGKYLMPGLWDTHVHFGGGPELIDENKQLLPLYLAHGITTVRDCSGDLPDTVLAWRQQINAGQLQGPTIFTSGAKLEGIKPLWKGTIEVGTPQEVTRALDGLQAQHVDFVKITENTLKPELYLEALRQARERGMRTSGHIPVQLTLGQMADAGLGTIEHQSYLLRATTPREQELTDQVAAGKLTGKEAMRASVQSYDEPTARKAFSYLAARGTAIVPTLWGSRVTAYLDREDHTHDPALQYIGKGLRATYDWRVQRAAKDGPEAIAQRHAQFEQSAKLLPILQQQGVSIIAGTDAGFLNSFDYPGQALHDEIGLYVQYGLTPQQALQSAVINGPRFLGKLERYGSVAAGKAADLLVLDANPLQDIGATRQIRLVVSRGHVYDRAALDRMLADIRAWVAKQEAPPAKS
- the pyrC gene encoding dihydroorotase translates to MSTPDHTPTAVPSSITITRPDDWHLHLRDGAVMASVLPHSARQFGRAIVMPNLKPPVTTTADAAAYRERILAAVPEGVNFDPLMVLYLTNNTSPDEIRRAQDSGIVQAVKLYPAGATTNSDAGVTDLKNCYKVLEVMQEVGMPFLVHGEVTDPEIDIFDREAVFIERVMRPLRSAFPALSVVFEHITTKDAAQYVAEAEGPIAATITAHHLLYNRNEIFKGGIRPHYYCLPILKREEHRLALMTAAASGDERFFLGTDSAPHAQGAKEMACGCAGCYTALHAMEMYAEAFERAGALDKLEAFASFHGPAFYGVARNTDTITLKRESWTLPASLPLGDSHVIPLNAGEQINWKMV
- a CDS encoding DUF3025 domain-containing protein — encoded protein: MLPSIDWTRPWYATVLPARRQLDLQRDTVIAALNGQARALDLRNPSGLPLAFVPQSELPEGVAYEEFIGATGGVPTRDNLHDFFNALVWLTFPRIKRQLNALQAAQIALSGVGKSRGPARDGATIFDENSALLVLRDSDAGRALEATLRGHDWRGAFIAQRGKFGAGGDAEVCLFGHALMEKLVAPYKAITAHARVIFAGDAYFALDDAARRAWLDERVAQDLASGGLTTADFTPLPVLGLPGWSEGQDDDFYNDATVFRPKRKAST